A genome region from Mycobacterium florentinum includes the following:
- a CDS encoding MarR family winged helix-turn-helix transcriptional regulator — protein sequence MAIQHPSARTITVEEYRELLAERLGADDVVGQDAAEHAELVFNLSRLHYRLSRDFEGLHRRRGWTWAGFRIMNVLWAIGAAELRDVARLSGASRAAVSSALNTLERDGLVHRVRDGADRRLVRIQLTQEGSGALREAMREQGDRERAWLSELAPSDQQRLSRLLGALADRQAPPKP from the coding sequence ATGGCTATCCAGCACCCGTCGGCTCGGACGATCACCGTCGAGGAGTACCGGGAACTACTGGCCGAACGGCTGGGCGCGGACGACGTGGTGGGCCAGGATGCGGCAGAGCATGCCGAGCTCGTGTTCAACCTGAGTCGGTTGCACTATCGATTGTCCCGGGACTTCGAGGGGCTGCACCGCCGCCGCGGCTGGACGTGGGCGGGCTTTCGCATCATGAATGTGTTGTGGGCGATCGGCGCTGCCGAACTGCGCGATGTTGCGCGATTGTCCGGCGCGTCGCGGGCCGCCGTCTCGAGTGCGCTGAACACGCTCGAGCGCGATGGCCTGGTTCACCGCGTGCGCGACGGCGCCGACCGTCGCTTGGTCCGCATCCAGCTCACCCAGGAGGGCAGCGGTGCACTTCGCGAGGCGATGCGCGAGCAGGGCGACCGGGAGCGTGCGTGGCTGTCGGAGCTTGCCCCCTCCGACCAGCAGCGGCTGAGCCGGCTTCTGGGCGCACTAGCAGACCGTCAGGCCCCACCAAAGCCATGA
- a CDS encoding TetR/AcrR family transcriptional regulator has product MSSPAGRRRPGRPLGADGAETRAKILHSARQVFATTGYERASLKQIAEDAGITRNAIAHYYSSKIELYGAALASVHDVVAGHILTNAEGQIGPVHSRVLAVFESAVEFSQTDETFVRFFVISTADAITHPELRDKALLPIDSVRNYVDNLLANAARAGEIDTDMDTEATTQVYMDLLWGLAMDIGFYSDEQRAQRTMREIGRIVRATLAPP; this is encoded by the coding sequence ATGAGCTCTCCCGCCGGTCGGCGCCGACCAGGCCGCCCGTTGGGGGCCGACGGCGCCGAGACGCGAGCCAAGATCCTGCACAGCGCCCGACAGGTGTTCGCCACCACCGGTTACGAGCGGGCCAGCCTCAAACAGATCGCCGAGGACGCCGGGATCACCCGCAATGCCATCGCGCACTATTACTCCAGCAAGATCGAGCTCTACGGTGCCGCGTTGGCGTCGGTCCACGATGTCGTGGCCGGCCACATCCTCACCAATGCCGAGGGACAGATCGGCCCCGTCCACAGTCGCGTCCTAGCGGTGTTCGAAAGTGCCGTCGAGTTCAGCCAGACGGATGAGACATTCGTCCGGTTCTTCGTCATCTCCACCGCCGACGCGATCACCCATCCGGAGCTTCGTGACAAGGCGCTGCTGCCGATCGACTCGGTACGTAACTACGTCGACAACCTACTTGCCAACGCGGCGCGTGCCGGCGAGATCGACACCGACATGGACACCGAGGCCACCACGCAGGTCTACATGGACCTGCTGTGGGGCTTGGCAATGGACATCGGCTTCTATTCCGATGAGCAACGCGCGCAACGGACCATGCGGGAAATCGGCCGCATCGTCCGGGCAACGCTCGCTCCCCCGTGA
- a CDS encoding spirocyclase AveC family protein: MSSGLDKVDAAPPGLVPIPAAKVPWRPQHYLAVIACLFLFWGAWTLVAWVAAGPRPVTKYRDPGSSAYAIATAYEVGTVLLVLGVGAYVIRGCLRQRRLTFDAQLCIAGLLAYWLDPFYNFIVPMNLYSSNFVNVGSWCSYAPFVVNKACSGSPEPILVIGAIYLVGFLVLAMLGGRILRFVEARHPGASRARMLLAVALFAIIVDLLIDGISSQLDLWSQFIPAGLNIATDARPFPATLPASAILFFGAPTFARYLRDDKGRTLFERGLDHLRPAARRTLSFLSLVGYMQLMVAVTILLTIAPVGLYANNSPVYPAHIINGQCDIGSVHGSAYGPCPGTPGFTAPLRHLPHP, from the coding sequence ATGTCAAGCGGTCTCGACAAAGTGGATGCGGCGCCGCCGGGGCTGGTACCCATTCCGGCGGCCAAAGTCCCATGGCGCCCGCAGCACTACCTGGCCGTGATCGCGTGCTTGTTTCTCTTCTGGGGCGCGTGGACGCTGGTGGCCTGGGTTGCGGCGGGACCTCGACCGGTTACAAAGTATCGGGATCCCGGCTCGTCCGCCTATGCCATTGCGACGGCGTACGAAGTCGGCACGGTGTTGTTGGTCCTCGGCGTTGGCGCCTACGTCATCCGGGGATGCTTGCGACAGCGTCGCCTCACCTTCGACGCCCAGCTATGTATCGCAGGGCTGTTGGCGTACTGGCTTGACCCGTTCTACAACTTCATCGTTCCGATGAATCTGTACAGCTCGAACTTCGTCAATGTCGGCAGTTGGTGCAGCTATGCGCCGTTTGTCGTCAACAAGGCCTGCAGTGGGTCGCCCGAGCCGATCCTGGTCATCGGCGCCATCTACCTGGTGGGGTTTCTTGTTCTCGCGATGCTGGGCGGGCGGATCCTGCGGTTTGTCGAAGCGCGGCATCCGGGTGCCTCGCGGGCGAGGATGCTGTTGGCCGTTGCTCTTTTCGCGATCATCGTCGACCTGTTGATCGATGGCATCTCGAGCCAGTTGGACCTGTGGAGCCAGTTCATCCCCGCCGGCCTCAACATTGCTACCGACGCGCGGCCGTTCCCCGCGACGCTGCCGGCGTCGGCAATTCTGTTCTTCGGCGCACCGACCTTCGCCCGATACCTACGGGACGACAAGGGACGCACGCTTTTTGAGCGCGGCCTCGACCACCTGCGACCGGCCGCCCGAAGGACCTTGTCATTCCTATCGCTCGTCGGGTACATGCAGTTGATGGTGGCCGTAACCATCTTGCTCACCATCGCTCCGGTGGGCCTCTACGCCAACAACTCTCCGGTGTACCCGGCCCACATCATCAACGGGCAATGCGACATTGGGTCCGTGCACGGCAGCGCTTATGGTCCATGCCCCGGAACGCCGGGCTTCACCGCGCCGCTGCGACATCTGCCCCATCCCTAG
- a CDS encoding AMP-binding protein produces the protein MFAATDWVAYHAQHHGESLALGCAEDGRRTTWAQLEARVAGVAATLHDLGVGPGDRVAMISENDPRVFEVQFASMRLGALFAPLNWRLHVSEIQEICLDARPSVIVHDDRWAEVAVAVAAKADIGQRVSFNGPHDAVDYESALATAVPFHATGSIAMDQPTHILYTSGTTGRPKGALSTNATLVWQALNTAHTTGFSQPGCHQLNPMPLFHAGGLNVMANPILYFGGAVTTMARFDPEDVLHQLVSRDPPITHFAAIPMFYQRIAETTGFAAADLSRLRHGIIAGAVASPELLQLWADRGFALQPQYGGTEMGPMATALDDEMGHLGDAKRGSTGRAAPHTQIRLVDAAGRDVADGVTGEIWLRGPSITVGYWERDNADYFTEDGWFRTGDSAYRDQAGFYYPVGRVKEMFKSGGENIYPAEVEQVLSLHPDVRDVGVVGVADEQWGEVGLAVVVPEPGTTVTLDALNTFAAQRLARYKLPKRLAFVEELPRNVTGKLSREQLRSDHRGV, from the coding sequence GTGTTTGCCGCAACTGACTGGGTGGCCTATCACGCGCAGCATCACGGTGAGTCCCTTGCCCTCGGGTGCGCCGAGGACGGGCGGCGAACGACGTGGGCGCAATTGGAAGCCCGGGTCGCGGGCGTGGCCGCCACCCTGCACGACCTCGGGGTCGGACCCGGCGATCGGGTGGCGATGATCAGCGAGAACGACCCGCGCGTGTTCGAGGTGCAGTTCGCCTCCATGCGCCTCGGTGCGTTGTTCGCGCCGCTGAATTGGCGCCTGCACGTCAGCGAGATCCAGGAGATCTGCCTTGACGCCCGCCCGAGTGTGATCGTTCACGACGATCGGTGGGCAGAGGTTGCGGTTGCCGTAGCCGCGAAAGCCGATATCGGACAGCGCGTGTCGTTCAACGGGCCGCACGACGCGGTGGATTACGAGTCGGCTCTCGCGACGGCGGTCCCATTCCATGCGACGGGTTCGATTGCGATGGATCAGCCCACTCACATCCTGTACACGTCCGGCACGACCGGGCGGCCAAAGGGCGCCCTGTCGACCAACGCCACCCTGGTGTGGCAGGCCCTCAACACGGCCCACACCACGGGGTTCTCCCAACCCGGATGTCACCAGCTCAATCCCATGCCGCTGTTCCACGCGGGCGGGCTGAACGTGATGGCCAACCCGATCCTGTACTTCGGCGGCGCGGTCACGACGATGGCCCGCTTCGACCCCGAAGACGTCCTTCATCAGTTGGTCAGCCGTGACCCGCCGATCACCCATTTCGCCGCCATCCCGATGTTCTACCAGCGGATCGCCGAGACGACCGGTTTCGCCGCGGCGGATCTATCGCGTCTGCGCCACGGGATCATTGCCGGAGCGGTCGCATCGCCCGAACTCCTGCAGTTGTGGGCCGACCGCGGTTTCGCCCTGCAGCCCCAATACGGCGGAACCGAGATGGGCCCAATGGCAACGGCTCTCGATGACGAGATGGGACATCTGGGCGATGCGAAGAGAGGCTCGACGGGTCGCGCCGCGCCGCATACGCAGATCAGGCTCGTCGACGCCGCGGGTCGCGACGTGGCGGACGGCGTCACGGGTGAAATCTGGTTACGGGGCCCGAGTATCACGGTCGGATATTGGGAACGCGATAACGCCGACTATTTCACCGAGGACGGCTGGTTTCGCACCGGCGACTCGGCGTACCGCGACCAGGCTGGCTTTTACTATCCGGTGGGACGCGTCAAGGAGATGTTCAAGTCTGGCGGGGAGAACATCTATCCGGCCGAAGTCGAACAAGTACTGTCGCTGCATCCCGATGTGCGTGACGTCGGCGTTGTCGGAGTCGCCGACGAGCAGTGGGGCGAGGTGGGATTGGCCGTGGTGGTTCCAGAACCCGGGACCACCGTTACCCTCGACGCTTTGAATACCTTTGCGGCACAACGGCTAGCGCGTTACAAGCTCCCGAAGCGACTGGCCTTCGTCGAGGAACTTCCTCGCAACGTCACCGGCAAGTTGTCTCGCGAGCAACTCAGGTCGGATCATCGCGGGGTCTGA
- a CDS encoding acyl-CoA thioesterase: MTADIDESVPWWRTVFALHEIAPDTYRAAPVHSGLPRLYGGQVGAQSLLAAAATVDSTRPAHSLQTSFLHAGDDTRPVTYDVERVRDSRSMSTRVVTARQDGRMLATTVASFHTPARCDSPAPIEHEWPRGDTTNPLPGPDTLPSRRASLSARYGAEVPAHAGPRWPVDLRYVDHIPWSDSTAPPRNRIWLTAIGYPREISGADAAAVAFATDLPMFEPVYFPTGMAWHDMVGHTTLLGATLNHSVWFHRPARLDDWLLLEQFAPIAHEYRAFCRGELRSRSRQLVASVAQEMVFVAPRKPDVHAQTPR, encoded by the coding sequence GTGACCGCCGATATCGACGAATCGGTGCCCTGGTGGCGAACGGTTTTCGCGCTGCACGAAATCGCGCCCGATACCTATCGAGCCGCACCCGTTCACTCCGGCCTGCCACGGCTCTACGGCGGTCAGGTAGGAGCACAGAGCCTGCTGGCCGCGGCCGCGACGGTCGACTCCACCCGGCCGGCGCACTCGTTGCAAACATCGTTCTTGCACGCGGGCGACGACACACGTCCCGTCACTTACGACGTCGAGCGGGTGCGTGATTCGCGTTCGATGTCTACCCGCGTGGTCACGGCGCGCCAGGACGGACGAATGCTGGCCACCACCGTCGCCTCGTTTCACACCCCGGCGCGCTGCGATTCCCCGGCACCGATCGAACACGAATGGCCGCGCGGCGACACGACCAACCCGCTGCCCGGCCCCGACACGCTGCCGTCGCGCCGTGCATCACTGTCGGCGCGGTATGGAGCCGAGGTTCCGGCCCACGCCGGCCCGCGATGGCCAGTCGATCTGCGCTACGTCGATCACATACCATGGAGCGATTCGACAGCGCCGCCGCGAAACCGTATCTGGCTGACGGCTATTGGCTATCCACGCGAGATCTCCGGAGCAGATGCCGCAGCCGTGGCCTTCGCAACGGACCTGCCGATGTTCGAACCGGTGTACTTTCCCACCGGGATGGCGTGGCACGACATGGTCGGTCACACGACGCTACTGGGGGCCACGCTCAACCACTCGGTCTGGTTCCATCGTCCGGCGCGCCTTGACGACTGGCTGTTGCTCGAGCAGTTCGCCCCCATCGCCCACGAATACCGGGCGTTCTGCCGTGGCGAATTACGTTCCCGGTCACGACAGCTCGTGGCGAGCGTCGCCCAAGAGATGGTGTTCGTCGCTCCGCGCAAACCCGATGTCCACGCTCAGACCCCGCGATGA
- a CDS encoding mycofactocin-coupled SDR family oxidoreductase, producing MGALDGKVAFISGGARGQGRSHAVRLAKDGADIVTFDICEQIDSVPYPLGTEDELAQTVREVEALGRRIVAAKADVRDEAAVTKVLDEGLAAFGRVDIVIANAGIMPVLGPTSTVVQAWHDCIDVMLTGVVYTIEAAIPTLVEQNHGGAVVITSSAAGLKGTTRSLRSKTYGMLGYTAAKHGVVGLMRAYANALGSYNIRVNSLHPTGADTPMVNNESFLGAAPEVPELFEAMTNILPVQLIQAEDVSNAIAWLVSDEARYITGAVIPVDAGATAR from the coding sequence ATGGGAGCGTTGGACGGCAAGGTGGCCTTCATCAGCGGTGGCGCGCGGGGCCAGGGTCGCTCGCATGCGGTGCGACTGGCCAAAGACGGTGCAGACATCGTCACGTTCGACATCTGCGAGCAGATCGACTCGGTCCCCTACCCGCTCGGAACCGAGGACGAGCTAGCCCAGACGGTCCGGGAAGTCGAAGCCCTCGGCCGCCGGATCGTGGCGGCCAAGGCCGATGTGCGCGACGAGGCAGCGGTCACCAAGGTCTTGGATGAGGGGTTGGCCGCGTTCGGCCGGGTAGACATCGTCATCGCCAACGCGGGCATCATGCCCGTGCTGGGTCCCACCTCTACCGTGGTGCAAGCCTGGCACGATTGCATCGACGTCATGCTCACCGGCGTCGTCTACACAATCGAGGCGGCTATCCCGACACTGGTCGAGCAGAACCACGGTGGCGCCGTCGTCATCACCAGCTCGGCTGCCGGCCTGAAGGGCACAACACGCAGCCTGCGCTCCAAAACGTATGGGATGTTGGGCTACACCGCCGCCAAGCACGGCGTCGTGGGACTGATGCGGGCTTACGCAAATGCGCTGGGCAGCTACAACATTCGGGTTAATTCGCTGCACCCGACCGGTGCCGACACCCCCATGGTCAACAACGAATCGTTCCTGGGCGCCGCGCCCGAGGTACCCGAGCTGTTCGAAGCGATGACCAATATCCTTCCCGTTCAGCTCATCCAGGCCGAAGACGTCTCCAATGCGATCGCGTGGCTGGTCTCCGACGAAGCCCGCTATATCACCGGCGCGGTGATCCCCGTCGATGCCGGTGCGACCGCACGCTGA
- a CDS encoding cytochrome P450 — MGEAQAESDKAAAAILPHYNMWDPEHEKVKWGVFAHARRSCPVAHTDADGGGQYVVTRYEDVRRVLEDPQTFSSTGVSPRPSPVQLNPLDSDPPYQVELRKILNPLFTRNFLLRFEPELRKNATELIGRFIDKGRFDFIREYAGPFVGNALSRVVFNEDDPEKMDHAAEVVIKVAIEATDEAFFELAVLAGQYIAEREANPVDRNDVLNAIATGTVDGGRPLTDEERLGVVTVLFLGGLDTTRGAMGSIAYHLAGEPELEGRLRDPAWIRQDMDEFIRLESPVGCLGRRATRDVELGGVKIGKGEQLLVRFDSANRDEARFADASRLRFDVRRSSSAGFGLGIHRCLGSHFARIQIAIAFDELFKRVTNLRFADPGAEVRWAPGIANGPEGLDLLFDVIG, encoded by the coding sequence ATGGGCGAGGCGCAGGCCGAATCCGACAAGGCGGCCGCGGCGATTCTGCCGCACTACAACATGTGGGATCCCGAGCACGAGAAGGTCAAGTGGGGTGTCTTCGCGCATGCGCGGCGCAGTTGTCCGGTCGCCCATACGGATGCCGACGGCGGCGGCCAGTACGTCGTTACCCGCTACGAGGATGTCCGCCGGGTTCTTGAAGACCCCCAAACGTTTTCGTCGACCGGAGTTTCGCCGCGCCCCTCACCGGTGCAGCTCAACCCGCTCGATTCCGATCCGCCCTACCAGGTTGAACTGCGCAAGATCCTCAACCCGCTGTTCACTCGCAACTTCCTCCTGCGTTTCGAGCCCGAGCTGCGCAAGAATGCCACCGAACTCATCGGGCGCTTTATCGACAAGGGGCGCTTCGACTTCATCCGGGAGTACGCGGGGCCGTTCGTAGGCAACGCGTTATCGCGGGTGGTGTTCAACGAAGACGATCCCGAGAAGATGGACCATGCGGCAGAAGTCGTGATCAAGGTCGCCATCGAGGCCACCGACGAAGCTTTTTTCGAACTCGCGGTACTGGCCGGGCAATACATTGCCGAACGCGAAGCGAACCCCGTCGACCGCAACGACGTGTTGAACGCCATCGCCACCGGAACGGTGGACGGAGGCCGGCCGCTGACCGATGAGGAACGACTCGGTGTGGTGACCGTCTTGTTTCTGGGCGGCCTCGACACGACCCGGGGCGCGATGGGCTCGATCGCCTACCACCTGGCCGGAGAGCCCGAACTTGAAGGGCGGCTGCGCGATCCGGCGTGGATTCGGCAGGACATGGATGAGTTCATCCGGTTGGAATCGCCGGTTGGCTGCCTCGGCCGAAGGGCTACCCGCGACGTCGAACTTGGCGGAGTGAAGATCGGGAAAGGCGAGCAATTGCTGGTTCGCTTCGATTCCGCGAATCGCGATGAGGCGCGCTTCGCAGATGCGTCGCGCCTGAGGTTCGATGTGCGTCGCAGTAGCTCGGCCGGCTTCGGACTGGGGATCCATCGCTGCCTGGGTTCGCACTTCGCTCGCATCCAGATTGCGATCGCTTTCGACGAGCTGTTCAAGCGGGTGACGAATTTGCGGTTCGCCGATCCGGGCGCCGAAGTGCGTTGGGCCCCAGGTATTGCCAACGGTCCAGAGGGTTTGGATCTGCTTTTCGATGTGATCGGCTGA
- a CDS encoding LLM class flavin-dependent oxidoreductase has protein sequence MKLSLMTLGDVVADPVTGSTATAAERHRAIVEAAAVADEAGFEGVHIGEHHGLEYTTSSPPVILAAIGERTSRLRLSTAVTLAANLDPIRVAEDYATVDALSGGRCEVVVGRGNFFVSTYTLFGQRLEDSHELFAQNVELLARLWAGKEVSWPGSRHRAPISEFVLQPVPVGPMPLWVGGGASESSTDLAARLGLDLMLPSAFGNPQMFKPVVEAYREKFASYGHPREPRVGACWHVNVATTSQAARERWEPRYRAYFELMNTVIPRVNPDPPPFVTKPFDFEFLTTRGPAIVGSAAEVAERLNAWSEVLTSDTNLIYIDMGGQPADEYRDMVELIGSEVIPQLT, from the coding sequence ATGAAGCTGAGTCTGATGACGCTGGGAGACGTGGTGGCCGATCCGGTCACCGGGTCTACCGCCACGGCCGCCGAACGGCACCGGGCCATCGTGGAGGCGGCCGCGGTCGCCGACGAAGCGGGCTTCGAGGGCGTTCACATCGGTGAACATCACGGGTTGGAGTACACGACGTCGTCGCCGCCGGTGATCCTCGCGGCGATCGGGGAGCGCACGTCGCGGCTGCGGTTGTCGACCGCGGTGACGCTGGCGGCGAACTTGGACCCGATCCGGGTCGCCGAGGACTATGCGACGGTCGATGCACTCTCGGGTGGACGCTGCGAGGTCGTCGTGGGTCGCGGCAATTTCTTCGTATCCACCTACACGCTTTTCGGGCAGCGTCTGGAGGACTCGCACGAGTTGTTCGCGCAGAACGTCGAACTGCTCGCCCGGTTGTGGGCCGGCAAGGAGGTCAGCTGGCCCGGATCCCGTCATCGCGCCCCGATCAGCGAGTTCGTGCTGCAGCCGGTGCCGGTCGGTCCGATGCCCCTGTGGGTTGGGGGTGGAGCGTCGGAATCGTCGACGGATCTGGCGGCGCGGCTCGGCCTGGATCTCATGCTGCCCTCGGCCTTCGGTAACCCCCAGATGTTCAAGCCCGTGGTCGAGGCCTACCGCGAGAAGTTCGCCTCCTACGGCCACCCGCGCGAACCGCGCGTCGGCGCCTGCTGGCACGTCAACGTCGCCACAACGAGCCAGGCGGCACGCGAGCGGTGGGAGCCGCGCTACCGGGCCTACTTCGAGTTGATGAATACCGTGATCCCCCGGGTGAACCCGGACCCGCCGCCGTTCGTCACCAAGCCGTTCGATTTCGAGTTTCTCACCACCCGCGGACCGGCGATCGTCGGCAGCGCGGCAGAGGTGGCAGAGCGGCTCAACGCCTGGTCGGAGGTGCTGACCAGTGATACCAACTTGATCTATATCGATATGGGCGGTCAGCCCGCCGACGAATACCGCGACATGGTCGAACTCATTGGCTCCGAGGTTATCCCGCAGTTGACCTAG
- a CDS encoding spirocyclase AveC family protein gives MVSESTLRRNDPRGSTSAAESRSGGVTVWAAIAVVWLVIAVQALVRWIASSDFAPAPLVGQDRMPLWNLVSLRIFEGLSMALLVYLIWAYVVTPWRRTGALSLDGKFVLGGVAAFVADAFLNCYTYLFAWNAHNVNMGVWTAYLPFHNPAASSRYAESLLWGPPMYVYFCAGVAIVGCPAYFAMRSRWPELSNVSLLAIVWVGEFAFDFVVENLAIRLTHGYAYAQTYGPFTLWAGSQFQFPLYESFLVASLGLLYTWMRLQAVTSPDGLSPVERGFERWSPALQSTVRTLAAIGFCCAATILIYHLPFNWLGIIGASHAHLPTYLLPG, from the coding sequence GTGGTGTCTGAATCGACGCTTCGGCGAAACGACCCGCGGGGGAGTACGAGCGCTGCCGAGTCGCGCTCCGGTGGAGTCACCGTTTGGGCCGCAATTGCGGTCGTATGGCTGGTGATCGCCGTTCAGGCACTGGTGCGATGGATAGCGTCCAGCGATTTCGCGCCCGCCCCACTGGTTGGCCAGGATCGGATGCCGCTGTGGAATTTGGTGTCATTGCGCATCTTCGAGGGACTCAGCATGGCGCTGCTGGTGTACCTGATTTGGGCTTACGTCGTAACACCCTGGCGTCGCACCGGCGCGTTGAGCCTCGACGGCAAGTTCGTCCTGGGCGGCGTGGCGGCTTTCGTCGCGGACGCGTTCCTGAACTGCTATACCTACCTGTTCGCGTGGAATGCCCACAACGTCAATATGGGTGTCTGGACGGCGTACCTGCCGTTCCACAACCCGGCGGCGTCGTCCCGCTATGCGGAGTCGCTGCTGTGGGGACCGCCGATGTACGTGTACTTCTGCGCCGGCGTGGCGATCGTCGGCTGCCCGGCCTATTTCGCCATGCGCTCACGCTGGCCAGAGCTTTCCAACGTGTCGCTGCTGGCGATCGTATGGGTCGGTGAGTTCGCGTTCGACTTCGTCGTGGAGAACCTGGCCATCCGGTTGACCCACGGCTACGCCTACGCGCAAACCTACGGACCGTTCACGCTCTGGGCGGGCAGCCAATTCCAGTTCCCGCTGTACGAGTCGTTCCTGGTGGCCTCGCTGGGGCTGCTTTACACCTGGATGCGGCTGCAGGCCGTGACCTCACCGGACGGGCTGTCGCCCGTCGAGCGTGGATTCGAGCGGTGGAGCCCGGCTCTTCAGTCGACGGTGCGCACGCTGGCGGCCATCGGATTCTGCTGCGCCGCAACCATATTGATCTACCATCTGCCATTCAACTGGCTGGGCATCATCGGGGCATCGCACGCACATCTGCCGACGTATCTGCTACCGGGCTGA
- a CDS encoding TetR/AcrR family transcriptional regulator, producing the protein MRAVLVDAAARHFAAHPYGDVTTKEIADAAGVSMSVMYRHFPTKTDLFREVTLVPLISAIEEFAGSWRSQRGRPWTSYQLAREFLRDLYVNLIDHRDALVALVSADGLDSDLVEELVAAINRLFDQVLLIGVYESERVGWYDREGLDLAIRQIAAMVFGSIVFDRWLLPPGATNDQENFLDSLTQLAVWGLARRPPDGYDEPETD; encoded by the coding sequence GTGCGGGCGGTGTTGGTCGACGCGGCCGCCAGGCATTTCGCGGCACACCCGTACGGCGACGTGACCACCAAGGAGATCGCCGACGCTGCGGGGGTCTCGATGTCGGTGATGTACCGGCACTTCCCGACCAAGACCGACCTATTCCGCGAGGTCACGCTCGTACCCCTGATCAGCGCGATCGAAGAGTTCGCCGGCAGTTGGCGCTCACAGCGTGGACGTCCGTGGACTTCGTATCAGCTTGCGCGCGAGTTCCTGCGCGACCTGTATGTGAACCTCATCGACCACCGGGACGCACTAGTGGCCCTCGTCAGTGCCGACGGGCTCGACTCGGACCTGGTCGAGGAACTCGTCGCTGCGATCAACCGGCTGTTCGACCAAGTGCTGCTGATCGGCGTCTACGAATCCGAGCGCGTCGGATGGTACGACCGCGAGGGCCTCGATCTTGCGATAAGGCAAATCGCCGCAATGGTTTTCGGGTCGATCGTGTTCGACCGCTGGCTGCTGCCCCCAGGCGCCACCAACGATCAGGAGAACTTCCTGGACAGCTTGACTCAGCTCGCCGTGTGGGGGCTGGCTCGTCGCCCGCCCGATGGATACGACGAGCCCGAAACAGACTGA
- a CDS encoding phosphotransferase has translation MTLAQQPVAVRVPTSWSFTPRWASKVVGACCPGAVVDRVVADPVDAGTTSRMRLHLSYRQGEGPSTLFLKAQGDLSHRMMLSSLGLLTPEARLFASDEPLGVRHPIVYATGVDRLRLNSMVVMEDVAASGATTNIATSPLSVDEVANGLEGIAHLHSRFWEQLPPTLSWVKPWRIQHGWTLLALIGGIKGPPRLRAAGHLDVLPVPAHRWYQCLQLSRRSAALSGGGPQTLLHGDTHIGNTYTMPDGSVGFLDWQLVRRGNWSHDVGYFIISALTEADRRQHERALLRHYLEALRPPLNSDDVWETYRRTPAYGLTAWLETYASADYQSDDVSLTLLRRFGTAFDDHRTGDLL, from the coding sequence GTGACGCTGGCCCAACAACCCGTTGCGGTGCGGGTCCCGACCTCCTGGTCGTTCACCCCCCGATGGGCGTCAAAGGTGGTCGGCGCGTGTTGTCCTGGCGCGGTGGTCGACCGCGTCGTCGCGGATCCCGTCGATGCGGGCACCACCAGCAGGATGCGGCTGCACCTCAGCTATCGGCAGGGGGAAGGACCTTCGACGCTGTTCCTGAAGGCGCAGGGTGATCTCAGCCATCGCATGATGCTCAGCTCGCTGGGCTTGCTGACGCCCGAGGCCCGGCTGTTCGCCTCCGATGAGCCCCTCGGCGTGCGCCACCCGATTGTGTACGCGACAGGGGTGGACCGCTTACGGCTGAATTCGATGGTCGTGATGGAGGATGTCGCGGCGAGTGGCGCAACGACCAACATCGCGACCTCGCCGCTGAGCGTCGACGAGGTGGCCAACGGACTAGAGGGAATCGCCCACTTGCACAGCCGATTCTGGGAGCAGCTGCCGCCCACTCTCAGCTGGGTCAAGCCGTGGCGCATCCAGCACGGCTGGACGCTGCTCGCCCTGATTGGCGGAATCAAGGGCCCTCCGCGGCTCAGGGCGGCCGGGCACCTCGACGTTCTGCCCGTCCCCGCGCATCGGTGGTATCAATGCCTGCAGCTGTCCCGGCGCAGCGCCGCGCTCTCAGGCGGTGGGCCACAGACGCTGCTGCACGGCGACACACACATCGGCAACACGTACACGATGCCCGACGGCAGCGTGGGTTTCCTTGACTGGCAACTGGTCCGGCGAGGCAACTGGTCCCACGACGTCGGCTACTTCATCATCAGCGCGCTGACTGAAGCGGATCGGCGTCAGCACGAACGGGCATTGCTCCGTCACTATCTCGAAGCGCTGAGGCCTCCGCTGAATTCCGACGATGTCTGGGAGACCTACCGACGAACGCCGGCATACGGTTTGACGGCATGGCTGGAGACCTATGCCAGCGCCGACTACCAGTCCGACGACGTCAGCCTGACCCTGTTGCGTCGCTTCGGAACGGCGTTCGACGACCATCGCACCGGTGACCTGCTATGA